One part of the Anopheles coustani chromosome 2, idAnoCousDA_361_x.2, whole genome shotgun sequence genome encodes these proteins:
- the LOC131264722 gene encoding brachyurin-like, which yields MKFGGCIGALVLLALVVPDARSANDVNDTSIEIDWSKVRPIEEFDHYWARLPPELQVLRQTRRVNRRVTNGFAAIPGQFPYQVALLPEFLVGTGLCGGTVLTNIYILTAAHCVVQGVGVIASGGTAIMGAYDRSIPEPDQQRIRFSASGITVHPQYTALTLRNDIATILLNAPMRYTARVQAIRLPTLSDTRTFAGLLGTVSGFGRTSDSSLLPSNFVQYASNPIITNSECLTYWTPVYLGPENICLSSASGRSPCSGDSGGPLTVNSALGPLQVGLVSFGDSGGCTVGIPSVHARITYFLQWILNNSDY from the coding sequence ATGAAGTTTGGTGGCTGCATTGGAGCCCTGGTGTTGTTGGCTCTGGTAGTGCCAGATGCCAGAAGTGCGAACGATGTTAACGATACCAGCATCGAAATCGATTGGTCCAAAGTGCGTCCGATCGAGGAGTTTGACCACTACTGGGCACGTCTTCCACCGGAACTGCAGGTTCTTCGGCAGACGCGCCGCGTAAATCGACGTGTGACGAATGGTTTTGCGGCCATCCCCGGACAGTTTCCATACCAGGTGGCGTTGCTGCCGGAATTCCTGGTCGGCACCGGGCTCTGCGGTGGCACCGTACTCACGAACATCTACATTCTAACGGCCGCGCACTGTGTGGTGCAGGGTGTTGGTGTGATCGCTTCCGGCGGTACTGCGATCATGGGTGCATACGATCGCAGCATTCCTGAGCCGGATCAGCAGCGCATCCGGTTCAGTGCATCCGGCATCACGGTACACCCACAGTATACGGCCTTAACCCTTCGTAACGACATTGCGACCATACTGTTGAACGCCCCGATGCGCTACACCGCCCGAGTACAGGCGATACGGTTGCCTACCCTCTCCGATACGCGCACGTTCGCCGGTCTGCTCGGTACGGTGTCTGGATTCGGGCGCACGTCTGACAGCAGCCTCCTCCCGTCCAACTTCGTTCAGTACGCGTCGAACCCGATCATCACGAACAGCGAGTGCCTGACGTACTGGACACCGGTCTATCTGGGCCCGGAGAACATCTGCTTGAGCAGTGCGAGCGGACGATCACCTTGCTCTGGTGACTCCGGGGGACCTCTTACCGTCAACTCCGCGCTAGGGCCGCTCCAGGTTGGGCTAGTGTCGTTCGGGGACAGTGGCGGGTGCACGGTGGGAATTCCGTCCGTACACGCACGCATTACGTACTTTTTGCAGTGGATTCTGAATAACTCCGACTATTAA
- the LOC131264723 gene encoding brachyurin-like translates to MVKFAGAFVVAGLLAVCSLGAAERIEIDWSRVIPVDELDHFWTRLPAEMQYLRNTRPAGRVVGGYPATAGQFPYQALLLSDLGNGYSSVCGGTVITNNYILTAAHCVTDDFKNILNGGVAILGAKDRTVYEATQQRISYARANIRVHAAYDVNNILNDIATVRLNAPAVFGSYVQPIALPSRSDARTFAGFEGTVSGFGRTSDAPGSTISSVLMYTRNPVMSQAQCNLHWSSSQVLAQHVCFDPAGGRASCNGDSGGPLAVQDGGRSLQVGITSFGALAGCAAGYPSVFVRISYYRDWIAQNSDYVFGA, encoded by the coding sequence ATGGTGAAGTTTGCAGGTGCATTTGTGgttgccggcctgttggcggTTTGCTCACTCGGAGCGGCGGAGCGGATTGAGATCGACTGGTCACGAGTGATCCCGGTCGATGAACTCGACCACTTCTGGACCCGTCTGCCGGCAGAGATGCAGTACCTGCGCAACACACGGCCAGCCGGTCGCGTCGTGGGAGGCTATCCGGCCACGGCAGGTCAGTTCCCGTACCAGGCTCTGCTCCTCTCGGACCTTGGCAACGGGTACTCGAGTGTTTGTGGTGGCACCGTCATCACGAACAACTACATCCTGACGGCGGCTCACTGCGTTACCGACGACTTCAAGAACATTCTCAACGGAGGCGTTGCCATTCTGGGGGCCAAGGATCGTACCGTGTACGAGGCGACACAGCAGCGCATCTCGTACGCCCGGGCCAACATCCGCGTGCATGCGGCGTACGACGTCAACAACATCCTCAACGACATCGCCACCGTCCGCTTGAACGCACCGGCCGTCTTCGGCAGCTACGTGCAGCCGATCGCTCTGCCCTCCCGCTCCGATGCTCGCACGTTCGCCGGCTTCGAGGGAACCGTGTCCGGTTTCGGGCGCACCTCGGATGCACCGGGTTCGACCATATCCTCGGTCCTGATGTACACGCGCAACCCGGTGATGTCGCAGGCTCAGTGCAACTTGCACTGGTCCTCATCGCAGGTGCTGGCCCAGCATGTGTGTTTCGATCCCGCCGGTGGACGTGCGTCCTGCAACGGAGACTCCGGTGGTCCGCTCGCGGTTCAGGACGGTGGCCGCAGCCTCCAGGTCGGTATCACTTCGTTCGGAGCTCTTGCAGGATGTGCCGCTGGCTACCCGTCAGTATTCGTGCGTATCTCATACTACCGCGACTGGATCGCACAGAACTCGGACTACGTTTTCGGTGCTTAA
- the LOC131267179 gene encoding brachyurin-like has protein sequence MKFASALVIAGLLAVGAAEWIDIDWSQVKPIDEFDHYWARLPAEVQYLRHVRPARIVGGAEALPGQFPYQIALLSTFATGTGLCGGTVITNNYILTAAHCVVGGNGALATGGTAILGAHNRNVQEPTQQRIAFTQAGIRVHPGYNSATIRNDIAVVRLNTPAVYNDRVQPIHLPARSDARTFAGMEGTASGFGRTSDASTATSPVVMFTRNPIQSNAQCNGFWSTALVQDQNICFDPAGGRSVCNGDSGGPLAVQDGGSSLEVGIASFVSAAGCASGAPSVFVRVSFFRDFIEQNSDFVFRP, from the coding sequence ATGAAGTTCGCAAGTGCGTTGGTGATCGCCGGTTTGTTGGCCGTCGGAGCTGCCGAATGGATCGACATTGACTGGTCGCAGGTCAAGCCGATCGATGAGTTCGACCACTACTGGGCTCGTCTGCCGGCGGAGGTACAGTACCTGCGCCATGTCCGCCCCGCTCGCATCGTGGGAGGTGCCGAAGCCCTGCCCGGACAGTTCCCGTACCAGATTGCGCTGTTGAGTACCTTCGCCACTGGCACTGGTCTTTGCGGTGGTACTGTCATCACCAACAACTACATCCTGACGGCGGCTCACTGTGTGGTCGGAGGCAATGGAGCGTTGGCCACCGGAGGTACCGCGATCCTCGGAGCGCACAACCGTAACGTGCAGGAACCGACTCAGCAGCGCATTGCCTTCACCCAGGCTGGAATCCGTGTTCATCCCGGTTACAACTCGGCCACCATCCGCAACGACATTGCCGTCGTGCGTCTGAACACTCCGGCGGTCTACAATGATCGCGTGCAGCCGATCCATCTGCCAGCCCGCTCTGATGCCCGCACCTTCGCCGGAATGGAAGGAACCGCGTCCGGTTTCGGACGTACCTCGGACGCCTCGACGGCTACCTCGCCGGTGGTGATGTTCACTCGCAACCCCATCCAGTCAAACGCTCAGTGCAACGGCTTCTGGAGCACTGCGCTGGTTCAGGACCAGAACATTTGCTTCGATCCTGCCGGTGGACGCTCGGTGTGCAACGGTGACTCTGGTGGCccgctggccgtgcaggacgGTGGCAGCAGCCTCGAGGTCGGTATTGCCTCGTTCGTGTCCGCCGCTGGATGCGCCTCGGGTGCTCCTTCCGTGTTCGTGCGCGTCTCCTTCTTCCGCGACTTTATTGAGCAGAACTCGGACTTCGTGTTCCGTCCGTAA
- the LOC131267559 gene encoding brachyurin-like translates to MKSLCVVALLALVAVGAAEWIDIDWSQVKPIDEFDHYWTRLPAELQILRHARPSARIVNGAEALPGQFPYQIALLSTFAAGSGLCGGTVITNNYILTAAHCVVDGDGAVAIGGTAILGAHNREVVEPSQQRIAFTQAGISVHPSYNPALIRNDIATVRLSTPAVFNDRVRPIDLPALSDSRDFAGLEGTASGFGRTSDALPGASPVVMFTRNPVMSNAACQSAWNIILVSAQNVCLDATGGRSPCNGDSGGPLAVQDGGNSLEVGIASFVSAQGCASGIPSVWVRVSFYRDFIAENSDYVFRP, encoded by the coding sequence ATGAAGTCGCTCTGTGTGGTAGCCTTGCTGGCGTTGGTAGCGGTTGGTGCGGCCGAATGGATCGACATTGACTGGTCGCAGGTCAAGCCGATCGATGAGTTCGACCACTACTGGACGCGCCTCCCGGCTGAGCTGCAGATTCTGCGTCACGCACGGCCCTCGGCACGCATCGTGAATGGTGCCGAAGCCCTGCCCGGACAGTTCCCGTACCAGATTGCGCTGTTGAGTACCTTCGCCGCTGGCTCGGGACTGTGCGGAGGCACTGTCATCACCAACAACTACATCCTGACGGCGGCTCACTGTGTGGTGGATGGAGATGGAGCGGTGGCCATCGGAGGTACCGCGATCCTCGGAGCGCACAACCGCGAAGTCGTCGAGCCATCCCAGCAGCGCATTGCCTTCACCCAGGCTGGAATAAGCGTGCATCCCTCGTACAACCCGGCGCTGATCCGCAACGACATTGCGACCGTGCGTCTGAGCACTCCGGCGGTCTTCAATGACCGCGTTCGGCCGATCGATCTGCCGGCACTCTCCGATAGCCGTGACTTCGCCGGACTGGAAGGAACCGCTTCCGGCTTCGGACGCACCTCTGATGCCCTTCCCGGAGCATCGCCGGTGGTGATGTTCACCCGCAACCCAGTCATGTCGAACGCCGCCTGCCAGAGCGCCTGGAACATCATCCTGGTGTCGGCCCAGAACGTTTGCCTCGATGCCACCGGTGGTCGATCACCGTGCAACGGTGACTCTGGTGGTCCGCTGGCAGTGCAGGACGGTGGCAACAGCCTCGAGGTCGGTATTGCCTCGTTCGTGTCCGCTCAGGGCTGTGCATCGGGCATCCCGTCCGTTTGGGTGCGCGTCTCCTTCTACCGAGACTTCATTGCGGAGAACTCGGACTACGTGTTCCGTCCTTAA
- the LOC131264724 gene encoding transmembrane protease serine 9-like has product MKNLHVCLLLSAVLTLTACSANPLEAVNLAGKRVELPIQKTPRIRGGIPVGPEEIPYAVGLMIQQPIGNRFCGATLVSTNYVLTAASCFVNPGSTTVLLGASNMNDVEDIVMANAVILHQAYVPSQNLNDLALVQLSRPANISNYVRLARLPNWRQADSLFTNQLATISGWGALGQNAPEVLPLNNLHRVDGAVTTNTACNLQFLGGIAESHVCVASSSGSPCQGDQGGPLTVQDADGHQTVIGVFSFTTWLGCDANWPAVYTRLTPFLAWIEANSDVTIRNDFEFFPTPPETQQTTTTTPSVSVTTEAELETPTTTVETPTTTVETPTTTVEIPTTTVETPTTTLATPTTTLETPTTTSDQPEATTDQPTTETTVAPEITTLLPPLLPPHRIGHPAVRQNHRY; this is encoded by the exons ATGAAGAACTTGCACGTGTGTCTACTGCTATCAGCAGTCCTAACTTTAACAGCTTGTTCGGCTAACCCCCTGGAGGCTGTGAATTTGGCAGGTAAACGTGTAGAGCTACCGATCCAGAAGACTCCTCGCATCCGAGGCGGAATTCCTGTTGGCCCTGAAGAGATTCCATATGCAGTGGGTTTGATGATTCAACAGCCGATCGGGAACCGGTTTTGCGGAGCTACTCTAGTGTCGACAAACTATGTCCTAACGGCTGCGAGCTGTTTTGTCAA TCCTGGTTCAACTACGGTGCTCCTGGGAGCTTCCAACATGAATGACGTCGAGGATATTGTTATGGCTAACGCCGTCATACTACACCAGGCATATGTTCCCAGTCAAAATCTGAACGACCTGGCCTTGGTACAACTATCCCGACCAGCCAACATCTCCA ATTACGTCAGATTAGCACGATTGCCCAACTGGAGGCAGGCGGACTCgctgttcaccaaccaactcGCCACCATCAGCGGTTGGGGTGCGCTGGGACAGAACGCGCCCGAGGTACTGCCCCTGAATAATCTGCACCGCGTTGATGGAGCGGTCACCACCAACACAGCCTGTAACCTTCAATTTCTGGGAGGCATCGCAGAGAGTCACGTGTGCGTAGCGTCCAGCAGTGGTTCGCCGTGTCAGGGCGATCAGGGTGGTCCGCTGACGGTGCAGGACGCCGACGGACATCAGACCGTGATCGGAGTGTTCTCCTTCACAACATGGCTCGGTTGTGACGCCAACTGGCCCGCTGTGTACACGCGCCTTACACCCTTCCTGGCCTGGATCGAAGCAAACTCGGACGTGACGATTCGTAATGATTTTGAATTCTTTCCAACACCTCCGGAAACTCAGCAAACAACGACAACCACTCCTTCGGTATCTGTTACTACTGAAGCCGAGCTTGAAACTCCCACGACGACGGTTGAAACTCCCACGACGACGGTTGAAACTCCCACGACGACGGTTGAAATTCCCACGACAACGGTTGAAACACCCACTACGACGCTTGCAACTCCCACGACGACGCTTGAAACTCCTACGACTACGTCGGATCAACCGGAAGCGACCACCGATCAACCAACTACAGAGACAACGGTTGCACCGGAAATTACCACTCTTCTACCTCCACTGTTGCCTCCACATCGTATAGGACATCCTGCTGTAAGGCAAAACCACCGTTACTAG
- the LOC131263935 gene encoding collagenase-like: MKSLFVFALLLVAVTAYATPDRRVVGGELATLGQFPYTVGLITRINILLTSQCAGSLISANFILTGGRCVSGIQSAVAVLGGLRINDANEAGTIRITVTDFIIHPNYETEPDIFDVALIRTPLPVPFNDRVRPVRLPNRRQVTATFLNQQATVTGWGRFGQGTANSEELRFARSQVISTLACRISLPTNTILDEHVCTDGATNSPCQGDFGAPVTIVDADGTTTQIGVFSFISILGCESGRAAVHTRMSSYLDWIGQNSDVVIRDDF; this comes from the exons ATGAAATCCCTGTTCGTGTTCGCACTGCTGCTGGTCGCCGTGACGGCGTACGCTACGCCCGACAGACGTGTCGTTGGTGGCGAGTTGGCCACGCTGGGCCAGTTCCCGTACACCGTTGGATTGATCACGCGTATCAACATTCTGCTGACGAGCCAGTGCGCTGGTTCGCTGATTTCGGCCAACTTCATCCTCACGGGAGGTCGTTGTGTGTCTGG AATCCAGAGTGCTGTCGCTGTGCTCGGTGGTCTGCGCATCAACGACGCGAACGAGGCTGGTACCATCCGCATCACCGTCACGGACTTCATCATCCATCCGAACTACGAAACCGAGCCTGACATCTTTGATGTGGCGTTGATTCGCACGCCGCTGCCGGTGCCGTTCAACGACCGTGTGCGCCCCGTACGTCTGCCGAACCGTCGCCAGGTTACGGCTACCTTCCTCAACCAGCAGGCCACCGTTACCGGCTGGGGACGCTTCGGTCAGGGTACGGCCAACTCGGAGGAGCTGCGCTTCGCTCGCTCGCAGGTCATTTCGACGCTTGCCTGCCGCATCAGCCTGCCGACCAATACGATCCTCGACGAGCACGTGTGCACCGATGGTGCCACCAACTCACCGTGCCAGGGTGACTTTGGCGCTCCGGTCACCATCGTCGACGCCGATGGTACCACCACGCAGATCGGTGTGTTCTCGTTCATCTCGATCCTGGGTTGCGAGTCGGGCCGTGCCGCCGTGCACACGCGCATGTCCTCCTACCTGGACTGGATCGGCCAGAACTCGGACGTCGTGATTCGTGACGACTTTTAA
- the LOC131264726 gene encoding collagenase-like, producing the protein MRQLSIALLICLLGAGSSVFGSPVEEHRNGRVVGGELATVGQFPYAVGLVTHGSSILFNGRCAASLISANYILTAASCVQSATSAFAYIGGLRMDDASEPGRERLLVERFVLHSSFVDGGENFDVALARLPRSVTFSDRIRPIRLPNKRQVQATFAGQLGTVFGWGRFGSGISNSAELRFARAPVLTNLACRLNLPTNTISDAHMCTDGALGGPCPGDNGAPLTIVDADGVTTQIGVFSFNSILGCESDRAAVYTRMSSYLDWIGQNSDVVIREDF; encoded by the exons ATGAGGCAATTGTCGATAGCTTTGCTGATTTGCTTGCTCGGAGCTGGATCGTCGGTTTTCGGTAGTCCGGTTGAGGAACACCGGAATGGGCGTGTGGTTGGCGGAGAACTGGCTACCGTAGGCCAGTTTCCATACGCCGTAGGTCTGGTGACCCACGGATCGTCGATACTATTCAACGGTCGCTGTGCTGCTTCGTTGATCTCGGCAAACTATATCCTCACCGCGGCGAGCTGTGTACAGAG TGCCACCTCCGCCTTTGCCTACATCGGTGGGTTGCGAATGGATGACGCATCGGAACCGGGCCGCGAGAGGCTCCTGGTGGAACGGTTCGTGCTGCACTCGAGCTTTGTCGATGGTGGGGAGAATTTCGATGTAGCCCTGGCCCGGCTGCCGCGCAGTGTTACCTTCAGCGACCGCATTCGACCGATTCGGCTACCGAACAAGCGGCAGGTGCAGGCCACCTTCGCCGGGCAGCTTGGTACGGTGTTCGGTTGGGGCCGGTTTGGATCGGGCATAAGTAACTCGGCGGAACTGCGGTTCGCTAGGGCACCGGTACTGACCAACCTGGCGTGCCGTCTCAACCTGCCCACCAACACCATCTCCGATGCGCATATGTGCACCGATGGGGCGCTGGGTGGACCCTGCCCCGGCGATAATGGAGCACCGTTGACCATCGTCGATGCCGATGGTGTCACCACCCAGATTGGTGTGTTTTCGTTCAACTCGATCCTGGGATGTGAGTCCGATCGGGCAGCCGTATACACGCGCATGTCTTCCTATCTTGATTGGATTGGACAGAACTCGGACGTCGTGATCCGTGAAGACTTCTAa
- the LOC131264727 gene encoding uncharacterized protein LOC131264727: MSKFCAALLLAAIVAASGEIRSAADVPDRRINNGQIASPTDVPWAVGLLISLTSGTNFCGGALISPTHVLTAASCVNGQSSITAMLGASTIASTSDFVPVSHIRVHPDYSSFLERDDIAILTLARQPRWNDQIQIINPPRRMYIGHSFNNYITTISGWGETGTNTGEPLPMPNLRFIRSPVITNLSCGLSFPLTNIRSTHICTTTDGGAPCIGDQGAPVTVTENGETFLIGIHVFTASRCERGRPAVHVRLTEYMNWIELNTDALIRQYHTVQSTIIMEKRSAQFGFLAVVILCTLVVLSTANPLIGDDGPQRRINNGVEAGPTDIPFAVGVLVTFPSRTYFCGGTLISLRHILSSASCVDGYRTITAMLGAYDMTMVQDFITISSVLVHPSYSSFFDSNDLSILTLSRPVGLSPRVQIAQLPSRLYVGHSFNNYLATIAGWGQTGSSTGEPVPVRRLLFFRGRVITNTSCLVSFPLYLRSTNICTSTDDGAACVGDEGGPVTVTENGQTILIGVHSYSFSWGCERGWPSVHTRVTDYLDWIEANSDAIVP, encoded by the exons ATGTCGAAGTTTTGCGCTGCGCTACTGCTGGCGGCCATAGTTGCCGCCTCGGGGGAGATCCGCTCAGCCGCCGACGTTCCAGATCGGCGCATTAACAATGGACAAATCGCCAGCCCAACCGACGTGCCGTGGGCTGTTGGACTGCTGATCTCGCTGACGTCCGGTACGAACTTCTGCGGAGGCGCCCTGATTTCGCCGACGCATGTCCTAACGGCCGCCTCCTGCGTCAATGGTCAGTCTTCCATCACGGCAATGTTGGGTGCGAGCACCATCGCTAGTACGTCCGACTTTGTGCCGGTTTCACACATTCGCGTCCATCCGGACTACAGTTCGTTCTTGGAGAGGGACGATATCGCAATCCTTACGTTGGCCCGGCAGCCTCGATGGAACG atcaaattcaaatcatCAACCCTCCGCGCCGTATGTACATTGGACATTCGTTCAACAACTACATCACAACCATCTCGGGTTGGGGTGAAACCGGAACCAACACCGGAGAGCCACTACCGATGCCAAACCTGCGCTTCATCCGTAGCCCCGTCATCACCAACCTCAGCTGTGGTCTATCCTTCCCACTTACCAACATCCGTAGTACACACATCTGCACCACCACGGACGGTGGTGCACCCTGTATCGGCGACCAAGGTGCCCCGGTGACGGTCACAGAGAACGGAGAGACGTTCCTGATCGGTATCCACGTGTTCACGGCGTCCCGATGTGAGCGTGGTCGCCCCGCAGTCCACGTCCGTCTGACCGAGTACATGAACTGGATCGAGCTGAACACGGACGCCCTCATTCGTCA GTATCACACGGTCCAGAGTACAATCATCATGGAGAAACGATCGGCCCAGTTTGGATTCCTGGCCGTGGTGATCCTCTGCACGTTGGTTGTACTTTCGACAGCCAACCCGCTGATCGGAGACGATGGACCTCAGAGGCGCATCAACAATGGCGTCGAAGCGGGTCCTACCGATATTCCGTTTGCGGTCGGAGTTCTTGTGACATTTCCATCGCGGACGTACTTTTGCGGTGGCACGTTGATATCCCTCAGGCATATTCTATCGTCTGCCTCTTGTGTCGATGG CTATCGCACCATCACGGCCATGCTTGGCGCCTACGACATGACCATGGTGCAGGACTTCATTACGATTTCGTCCGTTCTGGTACATCCGAGCTACAGCAGCTTCTTCGATTCGAACGACCTCTCCATCCTGACACTCTCCCGTCCGGTCGGACTGTCCCCACGGGTGCAGATCGCTCAACTACCGAGCCGCCTATACGTGGGCCACTCGTTCAACAACTACCTAGCAACCATTGCGGGCTGGGGTCAAACGGGATCGAGCACCGGTGAACCCGTGCCCGTGCGACGTCTGCTGTTCTTCCGCGGTCGGGTCATTACCAACACGAGCTGCCTGGTAAGCTTTCCACTGTACCTGCGGTCGACGAACATTTGCACCTCGACGGATGACGGAGCAGCCTGCGTCGGAGACGAAGGTGGACCGGTCACGGTTACCGAAAACGGGCAGACGATACTCATCGGCGTCCATTCGTACAGTTTTTCGTGGGGCTGCGAGCGCGGTTGGCCATCGGTGCATACGCGCGTGACCGACTATCTGGACTGGATTGAGGCGAATTCAGATGCCATTGTTCCGTAA
- the LOC131264728 gene encoding collagenase-like gives MRVIAFGLCLLVAVQAATITRPEDIDWSTVRSIREKSTYPRSNENRTPYDPHADRSQRIINGVTVARGDIPYAAAILISEEFATYFCGGALISEHFVLTAATCVDGDRELSITVLLDAAQINQAGEFIAVSQIIVHPSPSNNDIALLRLNRAVRLNDNIRPVTLPNRRQRGMTFVNQLASISGWGRTASNTNEALPLNNLRLVRNHVMSNFNCGVSFPFQINDQHICITGDSGSACAGDEGGPLTTVDVLTGRTFLIGLYSFTSFLGCGIGRPSVHTRITEYLDWIEANSDVVIMDNWD, from the exons ATGCGAGTCATTGCCTTTGGTTTGTGTTTGCTCGTTGCCGTACAGGCGGCAACGATCACCCGCCCGGAGGATATCGATTGGTCGACGGTTCGTTCGATCCGTGAAAAGTCCACCTATCCTCGTTCAAATGAAAATCGCACGCCATACGATCCACATGCCGATCGGTCCCAGCGTATCATCAATGGTGTAACGGTGGCTCGCGGTGACATTCCGTATGCGGCCGCCATCTTGATAAGTGAAGAATTTGCCACCTACTTCTGCGGTGGTGCGCTGATTTCGGAACACTTTGTCCTTACTGCTGCCACGTGTGTCGATGG TGATAGAGAGCTTTCGATCACGGTTCTACTGGATGCGGCACAGATCAACCAAGCTGGAGAATTCATCGCAGTATCGCAGATTATAGTGCATCCATCGCCTAGCAACAACGACATCGCTTTGCTCCGATTGAATCGAGCGGTACGACTTAATG ACAACATTCGCCCTGTAACGCTTCCGAATCGTCGCCAGCGTGGTATGACCTTCGTTAATCAGCTCGCTTCGATCTCCGGCTGGGGCCGCACGGCGTCGAACACTAATGAGGCGCTTCCTCTGAACAATCTGCGCCTGGTGCGTAACCACGTGATGAGCAACTTCAACTGTGgcgtttcgtttccgttccAAATCAACGACCAGCACATCTGCATCACCGGCGACAGTGGAAGTGCCTGTGCGGGTGATGAAGGTGGTCCACTAACCACCGTGGACGTCCTGACCGGGCGTACCTTTTTGATCGGACTGTACTCGTTCACGTCGTTCCTTGGATGCGGAATAGGGCGCCCATCAGTGCACACACGTATCACGGAGTATCTCGATTGGATCGAGGCAAACTCCGACGTCGTCATCATGGATAACTGGGACTAG
- the LOC131265829 gene encoding serine protease 1-like: MKFLSASIVLLVLGVAATQATITSLKDINWAEVRPVQESPQFKANRASSFVDRFLANIEPVQALPPPVKSSRINNGVVVGPTDVPYIVGVLVSVVHGTYFCGGVLVSRTHVLTSGTCVEGHSSITVLLGASDITRAQDFVLVEHVRVHPDFSSFFQSNDLAILTLSRAPRFGDQIQVARLPRRSQVGESFNSVWTTISGWGETASNTGEALPMQQLRSVRSQVISNFSCTISFPLYLRSSNVCTSSDGGAPCVGDEGGPVTVVEGDGQSTVIAIHSYTYSRGCTRSWPAVHTRVTDYLNWIEIYTGANIRA; this comes from the exons ATGAAGTTCCTATCAGCGTCGATAGTCCTGCTAGTGCTAGGCGTGGCCGCCACGCAGGCGACCATTACGAGCCTCAAAGATATCAACTGGGCGGAGGTGCGTCCAGTGCAGGAGAGTCCCCAGTTCAAGGCCAATCGGGCGTCCAGCTTTGTCGATCGCTTTTTGGCGAACATCGAGCCAGTGCAGGCCCTACCACCGCCCGTTAAGAGCTCACGCATCAACAatggcgtcgtcgtcggcccAACCGATGTGCCGTACATCGTAGGTGTTCTGGTTTCCGTGGTCCATGGCACGTACTTCTGTGGCGGTGTGCTGGTATCCCGCACGCATGTTCTTACGTCGGGAACGTGCGTCGAGGGGCATTCATCGATCACGGTTCTGCTCGGTGCCAGCGATATCACGCGGGCTCAGGACTTCGTTCTCGTAGAACATGTGCGAGTACATCCCGATTTCAGTTCGTTCTTCCAGTCGAACGATCTTGCCATCCTGACCTTAAGCCGCGCACCACGATTCGGcg ATCAAATTCAAGTAGCACGTCTTCCGCGCCGTTCCCAGGTCGGGGAGTCGTTCAACAGCGTTTGGACCACGATTAGCGGCTGGGGAGAGACGGCATCCAACACCGGTGAGGCACTGCCGATGCAGCAGCTACGTTCAGTTCGCTCCCAAGTCATCTCCAACTTTAGCTGCACGATCAGTTTCCCGCTGTACCTGCGCTCCTCGAATGTTTGCACGTCCTCCGATGGAGGCGCTCCTTGTGTG GGTGACGAAGGTGGTCCAGTAACGGTTGTTGAAGGCGATGGACAGTCGACGGTGATCGCTATCCACTCTTACACGTACTCGCGCGGATGTACGCGCAGCTGGCCGGCGGTTCATACCCGTGTCACCGATTACCTCAACTGGATCGAGATCTACACCGGCGCTAATATTCGTGCATAA